In the genome of Hevea brasiliensis isolate MT/VB/25A 57/8 chromosome 14, ASM3005281v1, whole genome shotgun sequence, the window TTTGAGtttcgatttttaaaataattttatacaatcattttcataaataaaaaaaaaaacttaaatttccatttaaactttaaaatttctggaTCAATATGAATCcaacttaattttttttagtgaaaaattagaataaaataaaataaaataaaataagttcgAATTGGTACGAGTCCATTTGATACAATTGCTTAGTTTAGAATCTCAAGAACCATGCACACCCCTGCTACAAGCGAGAGCGCACACACACACACGGCAAGCAAGCTTTTGATTTGTAACTGATTTGATGTGGATGACAGGCATGGAGCAATGATGTTTACAAGAGTGTGGAGCACAAGGTGATGGCCAACAGAAAGATGGAGAGATACTCAGTGGCCTACTTTCTATGCCCTTCTTACGACTCCTTGATAGGGAGTTGCACAGAGCCTTCCATGTACAGAAATTTCACATTCGGAGAGTACAGGAGACAAGTTCAAGAGGATGTCAAGAAAACTGGCCATAAAATAGGCCTTCCAAGATTTCTACTTCAAAATACACATGAAATCAGTAACTAATCTCAGAAAGGTTGGGCATCTCTGCTAAGCAGAGATAATACTAATGGTTCCACCACATAATTAATTCATTACAGCTGAATGTGAAAAACTAAAGAAAGAAATTACATCCAAGGCATAAGGTTTCATCATGCATAATTCAGCTCTGCAGGGGGGAAACACAAGAGAATACTCGGTATTTACACAAGTTCAAATTAATTCACCATTGATTCAAAGCAAAATGGGAGAAATTTAGGTTCCCTACTGGAAATCATACAAGAGGAATATGTATACATTGGTTCAATAAGCCAAGGAAAAAAGACCACCACTAGGTTTAATAAATATATACCATGCGTGATTACttcttgcatttagttcttgtattACACTGGTAGTAGACGTAAAACCATCCATTCTGGTTCtatatttttttgaataaaataattgGCTAATTCCACGCATCTTAACTAAAAAGTATGAAGGTTTTGTTGTATGGTCGTGTTCCATATgaagtatataaatatatattggcACCTTTTATGCACAATGAGAATAAAATAACAattaaagaaaatatttaaatagtttgGATGCTCATAGCCTTCTactttgagagagagagaaggggcttGGCCAATAAAATAATGTGATTAGCCTAAATAAACTACAGGCTTGAAGAATTGTGTTCACTAACAGACCCAATAATGTCTTTGGTTGCTGATATCACATGCAGTTTTAAGGCATCAGGCGTACCAaattaagaaaatgaaaagaaacatGTTCTGCTTCAAGAACAACCACTATTTGAGaataaacaattaaataataataataataataataataataataataataataacaacaacaataaaagaaattaaaagtgaTTGGAGAACTCTAGCCCACAAGAGCTTCACCGCAGACATGGACAACTTATTGTCTAAACCAAAAGATACTTTCTGTTGTCCAGTACTTGTCTTGAACTCACTCCCAGCTTCATTTCTCACACATTCCTTAACAAGGTTCAAGACCAATCAAACAAGCATATCAGATTATCAGTTGTCTTGATTATTGGATTTCTTTTGTTCCAAATGTAATAGAACTGTTAGGCCAGGCAAGCTCGGCAATCAACACAAGAAACTGCTTCCTCTTACATGACTTTCAAACTGTTTGAATTCTCCCTGCCATTCTATAAATATATACCTTAGTGCAGCCTTGCAGAAGTCCTCCCAAGTTGCAAACGTTAATTACCGATGATGTCTCTCTCAAGTCTCAAGTGTACGATTTTCAGTGATTCAGTCATGCCTTTCCAAACGAATCCCAGGTTGCAACTAGTAACTATTTAAGAAGTCCATAGAGCCTATCATGTCTCAGTTATACAGAATTACCTGGCTGGACAGGCAGGCATTTCAACACTACTTCACTCTCACCTGCTAGCACAGCACAAGAAACCATCAAATTATGCAGCCTTACTCCAGTGAATTTGAAGTAGAACAAGTAATATTGGTAATTCCAAAAGTAGGAGTCAGTAAGTAGCATGGCTTGAAGAAATTGCTGAGGCAGAACTAGGAATGATTTTGAAGATGGTAACAATGGCCAATTCTACAGATTTCTTGCCAAGCACAACAGCCGACTTCTTCATCATGCCTTTTGTTTCCTCCTCAGTGATTTCCATTGTTTATACCATTTACATAAGTTTCGACATGTTGCTTCAAGACCTTTGTGTTAAGAGAGCTCCAAATTCTTTCGAAAAATTTTCAACCTTCAATGAAAGTTCAACATCTGGGGTAGATTAAGATTGATCCTACACATTCATTTGTTGCAGATTAAGATCGATATAATTGACAATTTAAGATTAGGGAATACAAAATTGGGGTTCCATAATTTACAACAATTTGGGATTGAAGCGGATGTTGTTTGAGGGAAAAGTAGGATGTACCATTGACTAAAATCACATGACCATGAAGCTGGAATTTCTAGACATTAACTTAAACTGAGATTTAGGATGGTTTCATTGATTTAATTAATGAATAAAGTAGGAAAACTACTATAAATTAGCTTTTATTTTGACCTGCTGAAAGGATCAATTTTGGGGCCGAATGAGATTACGGTGAAGAAAAGAGAGTATTTCACAGATGTTCCAAGCACTGTGAACAGTAGCCCTGATGATGCAGAAATTAAGAGAAGAAAACACTTGATGTAGAACAAGGAAACAAAAGTcagagagaaaaaaaattctcaatatggactcaaatttaattaattctcaATAATAATATCATAGTAAACTCTATCAAAATATGTAGAAGACATAAGTATTTATAGTTTATTAACTAGTCCTGTTAGAACTCTAAACAAGAAATTACTAAGCAATCTCTGATTAGGAATCCCAAACCAATGCTAAATAGGAAAATACTAAACCTAAAAACTCTTTATATattcttaaataataaaaatattacttcctaattaaattttaatgaaaaattaaatcaacATAATTCATAAATTGAATATTCATTAACTACATCATTCTCCTCTCATTAGAGAAAACTCAACCTTGAGTTTTGTTGTGGTGAAGAATCAGAAACTGAATTTGAAGAACAAGCAACTTCATCTTCTTTGATGGTAGCAATACGATTGAATGAAGAACTTTATTCTTTCCTCACATCCCCAAGAAGATCGAAAAGATAAAATCAGTCACAACTGCAACTGAATGCTGGTGAATGTAATAGGAAAAGAGAATTAGATAGACTTTTAACTTTCTTCTTGGTATCCAAAATACCATTCTTAATATTGCTGAACATGTCAATGCTTTTTGACTGATCAGTATGATTACCATCATCTTGTGTCTTTAAGGAACAAGAATCTGCCAAGGAATCGCCTTCACCATTCTGTGCAACACCATTGAAACAACCGAGTTAGAAGATTTATTATTTATAGGATCAGCTTGATTAGGAGAACCTGCTGCAGCTGTTATTTCTTTATCAGCAATGACACTCCAACTGATTTGCTTTCTTTAACATAGTTACATCAGTATCATGGGCATCATTTTGTTCAACAGTACCAAATTGGCATATAGAGGCATTATTTCACTATAATCATCTAAGGAAATACACAATGATTGCACAACATGTTGCAAGTAAGGCTTAACCTTGTTAGCACAACTTTGAAGTACTTTTTATCCCAACTCACAAGCAACAGGTAGAACTTCCACATTGCCGCTTTTTACAATAGCTAAAAGAGGAGAAAGCAATTTTGGAGAGACGTCTTAAATTTCTTCTAATGGCTGTCTCCATGAATGAAAAAGATATTCTCTTGGTGATGATCCCttatatcattaaaaaaaaaaatgctagaacaTCTCAATTATCAAAACATCACATTCAAGATCCAACATCATCACACATGACCGAACTTTCGCAACAGATTCAAGAATCTAAATCCTTTTACCATATGATCGACTAAACTCGTCAGCTAGATTTTCAAATAATAAGACAATCACCTGAAATACAACCTTCATCCGATCATCATCCTCAAGAGCATCTGGAGCAGTTATTCTGGTTATTTCACTAATACAAGAGCCAACTACTACTTTAACATCAACATCCAAATGCCTAAAAAAGTGTTGTGCAACCAATGCTTTAATAGATGGGCCAAACGTATTTTGCATTGATTTTATAAGGAACTGCTCTACTTTTGATAAACAATTCTTAACCTAGTAGAGAAAAGGAAGAAGTTCATCAGCCGAAGAAGGAGGGTTAACAAGCTTAGTCCCAGCTTTCCTAAGTTGTTGCTCAAGCTTTTTGTCCGTGGCAAGTTATTGTTGTATTAATCAATATTtcacataaaattaaaataaaaaaaaatcagtatATAGAAAACAAACAATAGAAAATGGGAAATCAGTTTTGGAttttaaagaataaaaaaaattaagaaattgcaATGTCATCAAACAGGCCATGGAGAAGAAAAACATACTATTAGAGATAGAAAAGTTCATGATTAGCGTGTGAAGCAAAAAGGCCAGCTCTATCAAATATCCAGTCCATTGAAGTGCTTTATTCACTAAAATTATGAACAGAAATATGCCATTTAATGCCCATATTTTGCACATGAAATCCTTTCTGAGCACTCTAAACTCCTAAATTATGTCCATGAATATATTGAAAAAACCAAGATGCTGGAGCAGAAATAAGCACCTAGGGAAGTGTGAATATGATGAAGATGTGATGAGAAAAAAGTGTCAAAACAATATTCGATAGATGAAAAGATTTGCCAAAGAGGATCACCAAAACTTCTAGATTTCTGCTTTTTCTAAAAATTGGGTCTCAATTAAGAATTTTGGAAATCAACTTTCAATCAAGTAACAAGGATACCTTGTCTTTGACACTGTTTTTCTTCATATTCAGGAGAACTATTTCTTCTGCAACATCATTCTAACTTTGCCTTCTCAACTCATAGACCAAATCCACATCCTTCGTAAACGCACTTCTCTTCTCATCCTCTAGAGCAGTTTCTTGAGCAAGGGACCCAAAAACAGATCAAGCATGTCCTGCGCAGCATCCCTGTACGCACGGGCGAATTTACATGCCCCATTGCCCCCTTGAGGCAGATTATTTTTAATATTGTCcactaaatttaataatattactaTGCATAATTCTTGATTTATTGCTACGGTCCCCTTATTCTGATAAGGTTAGTAAAACAAAAGGGCACCTTATTCATGGCCTTGGGAATGGCCTAGTTGATGGCTTGCATTAGTAGTATTAGAGCTAAAGGGTTTGCGTGAGCCTACAACCTTAGAAGAACTAATGAATGGCATAATGTCTCAAAGATAAGTAAGGAGATTCCACCTAACATGAGTTATCAAACCCCTCCTCCTGCTTCCATACATTACAAACCCTTTCTTATACAGTAGAAAAGGGTAGGAAAAGCCAAATATAAGACAGTAGATAGTGGGACTCTATGGTCCTTTACAGCTTTTTCATGAATGGATAAACATCATTATTACAAACACCATTATTTTTAAGTACAGATACTGACTAAAGTTTAATACAAACAAACTGGTGATGGTCATAAGAAAGCATCCGAGGCTGAGAGAGTCACATGAAATTTTAGCTAGGGCTCAAGGTATAATTATCATAATCTGAGTCATCAGACCCAATGTCTCCATACAAATGCTTGTACCAAGGACTTTATCCTTTTTCAGGATTCAGAGGGTGTAACACCcatgtttgcatagcctggtatatttcactgttccggtgaccggagtcagtcctgacaattaaggggattagaaccacatctaagacaactagataacctataaacacaaataattagtaatgtccaattagttaagtaaaaataagaaaaacagaacataataagttaaacgagccaagagtcacagcgattggtgaccttctcgggaacgactacgaagtcattttaaactcaaatttcgaaccgtaaaatgtgacctgcggtccttaggactcttataaacacagtggaaaagagaaaatcacgaaaaagaactgttaagccagtcaaataattaggtcagggagccggaagaaatatagaattatttgcaaatcgtgttgaaccggcgaagggcaatttggtcaattaaccccgagagctgactcctgacctaactgtcaaataaaatcggagaaaagaaaatttcggaatcgagaattaaattaaagaactaatagaaaaaaaaaaaaagagagaatgaaaaatttaaaaaggtgtaggaagatgatatcatgcatgataccataagtcatataattaataaattaattaaatagatttttgggtcttccatagggataaaaacaaaataaaagaaaaaaaaaaaaagaaaaagacttcatcCTCTAAAAAAAAAACGTGAaccattctctctccctctccctcaccaaaaaaaCTCTCATGGAAGCTTGatacaagcttgattccacccacttaaccttattttgtccccaaattaatccataaaaacttgttaacttcacttggggaagcatttgaagaagaaaagaaaaggaaaaagagagtgaaattgaagaattagagctaaaaattctgctcacttaaggttggtactcttccttcattctctctttgaatttatgtttaagtagctaagttacatttgtaagcaacaaataagtgaataaaatcaagcatggtggaccaaatagaaatgtgggcagctagggtttaggtttgaggatggataattttgatacaaattatgaattagttaagtgtgaatgagtgtataacttctaagtatgcaattagaattcaacaagtgagttaaacatggaagttagggttttggacctaaggtttgggagacaaaatttggagaaatggtaaaatgatgtctttgacctaatgtgaagtgaaaaatggtcatttgtgaccaaatgaggtgtgttagaagtgttggaattaaaagccaattcggattggataaggtcatgtgctggcagcatgaccaaaattccctttaagggacaaaaaatgaaattttacaaatacaatggatatgggactaattggggataaaaataggcactaaatgacacaattttcatttaggaagcatgcccaaaaagtgactaaaacctagtgaacaaattgatcaaagttgaaaaattgcaggctgccactgcacaaactgaccaaatgaacagtatttgttcatttggtcataactcgagctaggaaggtctaaatgagctgaaattttaccagtggttagatgagatatagatctaaaacttttatgaagaacacaaagccaaattattccattaaccaaatcaaattactgagcaaagttgggtcactgaatctgcaaactgtagatttgccatttgaacagtaaagtttcaatggctataactctctctagaaaactccgatttaggagattcttgaaccgatggaaacctaagacatagtagaacatttcatatgaagaaaattagaccaaattatggacttaacttgatcaaattgctgaacgaagttggatcaacaaatctgcagaaccaaaattctgcagcatgaacagtaaatgtaatttgcttataactt includes:
- the LOC110670960 gene encoding sister chromatid cohesion protein PDS5 homolog C isoform X3; its protein translation is MKKNSVKDKVKNCLSKVEQFLIKSMQNTFGPSIKALVAQHFFRHLDVDVKVVVGSCISEITRITAPDALEDDDRMKVVFQNGEGDSLADSCSLKTQDDAFSCSCD
- the LOC110670960 gene encoding sister chromatid cohesion protein PDS5 homolog C isoform X1 — protein: MKKNSVKDKVKNCLSKVEQFLIKSMQNTFGPSIKALVAQHFFRHLDVDVKVVVGSCISEITRITAPDALEDDDRMKVVFQNGEGDSLADSCSLKTQDDGNHTDQSKSIDMFSNIKNGILDTKKKVKSLSNSLFLLHSPAFSCSCD
- the LOC110670960 gene encoding uncharacterized protein LOC110670960 isoform X2; amino-acid sequence: MQNTFGPSIKALVAQHFFRHLDVDVKVVVGSCISEITRITAPDALEDDDRMKVVFQNGEGDSLADSCSLKTQDDGNHTDQSKSIDMFSNIKNGILDTKKKVKSLSNSLFLLHSPAFSCSCD